One region of Quercus lobata isolate SW786 chromosome 2, ValleyOak3.0 Primary Assembly, whole genome shotgun sequence genomic DNA includes:
- the LOC115974093 gene encoding uncharacterized protein LOC115974093, with amino-acid sequence MELNRRQIIVSTNCVMCEQEDETLDHLFLKCPFARALWFGSPRNIRSDTIPSIRQWLISILEKYKAGNEQEDNVLTDISATLWVIWTYRNMVLFENKAVDIQQAISSTSYFMTEWKIELDEYLQIGSTPTETTGNQSTCRTQNWQAIIIVDIKKRSREAIWNGGAFVIKNRLGQSVRKGCYSWHSSNDETNLLSTIREALYEAWKQGFREVILFLQSNHGVKLIQTHCLTSLENVPLMEDIATLQKMFKHIHVQVAPLLVLQEVQGLADMATVCFTRLTWI; translated from the coding sequence ATGGAGCTCAACAGAAGACAAATTATTGTTAGCACCAATTGTGTAATGTGTGAACAAGAAGATGAAACATTGGACCATCTTTTCCTCAAATGCCCCTTCGCTAGAGCTTTATGGTTTGGCTCGCCACGGAACATTCGTTCTGATACTATCCCCTCTATCCGGCAATGGTTGATAAGCATTCTTGAAAAATATAAGGCAGGTAATGAACAGGAAGATAATGTTCTTACAGATATTAGTGCCACTCTTTGGGTGATTTGGACTTATCGAAATATGGTTCTATTTGAGAATAAAGCTGTTGACATCCAACAAGCCATTTCAAGCACCAGTTACTTCATGACAGAATGGAAAATAGAATTAGATGAATATCTCCAAATTGGTTCAACACCTACGGAAACTACTGGGAACCAGTCTACATGCAGAACTCAGAATTGGCAAGCAATAATTATAGTAGATATAAAAAAGCGTTCGCGCGAAGCGATTTGGAATGGAGGTGCCTTTGTGATCAAAAATCGTTTAGGCCAGTCCGTTCGTAAAGGTTGTTATTCCTGGCATTCCAGCAATGATGAAACCAACTTACTATCCACAATTAGAGAAGCTTTGTATGAGGCGTGGAAACAGGGTTTCAGGGAGGTAATTCTTTTTCTACAATCAAATCACGGAGTAAAGCTAATTCAAACACATTGCTTGACTAGCTTGGAGAATGTCCCGCTCATGGAAGATATTGCAACATTACAAAAGATGTTTAAACATATTCATGTCCAAGTTGCTCCTCTACTAGTGCTCCAAGAAGTTCAGGGATTGGCAGACATGGCGACAGTATGCTTTACAAGGCTCACCTGGATATGA